One region of Candidatus Margulisiibacteriota bacterium genomic DNA includes:
- a CDS encoding M67 family metallopeptidase, whose product MFIITQHQYDLIMRQAQENYPYETGGVLCGSSDGVIKGVLPLYNQAGGDQRQEFGMSADDILRGHEFAKKHGLIFFGVYHTHPNGIAYPSEQDINNNQRFLFIISLRDRYNPEFAAYSVLPGRAVIREDIHVVNDNGVTVIDINTGKPKLSENVSTLEMHKLHTLIDAIVDERAKYPRLSPKNKFEASRSSFNTEA is encoded by the coding sequence ATGTTCATTATCACCCAGCACCAATACGATCTGATCATGCGGCAGGCGCAGGAAAATTATCCGTACGAAACCGGCGGCGTGCTCTGCGGCTCCTCTGACGGCGTCATCAAAGGCGTCCTGCCGTTGTACAATCAGGCCGGCGGCGACCAGCGCCAGGAGTTCGGTATGTCCGCGGACGACATACTGCGCGGCCATGAGTTTGCTAAAAAACACGGCTTGATTTTTTTTGGCGTGTATCACACGCACCCGAACGGCATCGCTTATCCGTCCGAACAGGACATTAACAACAATCAGCGTTTCTTGTTTATCATCTCGCTGCGCGACCGTTACAATCCTGAATTTGCCGCCTACAGCGTTCTGCCCGGCCGCGCGGTTATCCGCGAGGATATTCACGTCGTCAACGACAATGGTGTTACGGTCATCGACATTAACACCGGCAAACCCAAACTTTCCGAAAATGTTTCCACGCTAGAAATGCACAAACTGCATACCCTGATCGACGCTATTGTCGATGAGCGCGCCAAATATCCGCGGCTCTCACCCAAAAACAAA